The following is a genomic window from Prunus persica cultivar Lovell chromosome G7, Prunus_persica_NCBIv2, whole genome shotgun sequence.
GCCGATTTTGTAAGGGTAAGTTATAGCGCGGTGGTTCTATCATTTGATATCAGACAGGTAGTTGTTGGGGATGGGGTCTCTTGGGTTGGGACGCTACCTATATAAAGCATAATCCGTAGAGTCCACGCAGTTGGCAATGATGGGCCACCGTGACTGGCGGCTTGCAATTCAGTTCTTTTTTCGGGATCAAAAGAAGAGTGaagattcgaacttgagacttGAGACCTCTATTAATGTTTAGCGGGAAAAAATACCACCAACAGGATCATTGATTCATGGTCATCAACTATTTCTATGTGGTGTATGAAACAGTTTCTTCTACCCACAAATGTAGTCTATAATCAATTCATGGATGGAAGCACAAATTTCTGTATGAAGTAAGGCTTAGGCACTCTGGAGCTACACTTGACTCGGTGTGAGCCAGCACCATGGGCTAAAGATTGCACGTGCCTTGCACCTGCTTGTTATATGATTTAacaattttattgttctttATGGTTTTTCCTAGCCGAGCCAAAAATTTATTGTCATCCTAGGATTACACTTGATGGCATGAAATATAACAATACCTCATATTTAAATTCCTGTTCCATAACTTCCAATAGTCTTAACAAGTAGATGGAATGACAATAATTTACACATCACAACGTACCAGCAAATTTGAAGTATAAGTATGGACCTGGATAATTCTTCTTACATGCTAAATAATGTAGTTTCGATAGATATACCAAAATACCAACATTTGATGCACTTAACTATCAGCCACGGATGAATCGGATGATGCAAACCCGATGTCAAAATCAAAGGCAATGCATGTCAGTTCATGTTTGTTTCCGTCGTACAACCTCATTTTAAGAGAGTATGAACCCTGCATGTCCCAAACTTGGTCAGAATACAAGACGTAGCAGAAGAACACGAATATAAACATCACAAAAGAAAACTGCTGATAAGAGGGAGGACATAATGACAGTGGCAATTATAATGGGGACGGTGTAATTGCAAAAGCAATTTGAGAATCGAATAGGAAACAAATCAAACACAACACAGCAGCAATTTGAATAATGACGCCGAATGACGTATAATCCAAATGCAGATTATTAGAGTATTCAAAAGTTGAAGTTTTACCACGAGCAAAACAAGAGGGATGATCCTAGTAATTTTTTAATCATAGGAATGTCTAATATTTGGAGCTTGAGATTCAATACAATtcaaatctcaaatttcatatGCAACATTCAATTAACATATCTACGATAAGTAAGCGaaacctgaaaaaaaaaaaaaaaaaaaaaaggtcgaAAGCGAAACCTGAATTTAAAATGCCCAAATACAGACTGAAAATGGCAAGTAACAGCAAAAGGCAAAGCACTTGGTTTCAGAAAAAGCACACTTCTTAGACAACTTAAGAAGATGACTATTACATGCTACTAATTACAAACTAACTGCAAGCAATGAGTTCACCTACAGCTCATAGAATTGGTGCAAGgaaattttgtttgttgaagaatataccAATAAGTTTTTTAGCTTGGCTATAAAGAAGTAGGTGCAATGCTGGACATGCAGAGAAAGAGGGGAAGAGATATTGTAATGCTAGAAGcctagaagaagaacaagaatttTGATCACAGCAGTGATGATCGATAACCTTGCTAGGTTTTATGTCCTCTTGGCACTACACAGAATAAGCACGAGAAAGAAGATTGGAAAACAGCAACACTTTTCAAACATGCATTCAATAAAGTGATCCATTGTGCACCATGGTCATGGACAGTGAAATTGCACCAATGTGATTACTTAGAATAATGCATTCGGCTGTCTTCATTCACTTTGTAATGTGGCTATCTAACATTTAATATAAACTATTTCATTGTATTCACAACATGTGGGCGGGATCACCTTAAATTTGTATTGGATTATTtggaaactaaaaattaaactcAGTGCCTTATTCAAGTTTGTAGAGACAACTCACTAGAAACACTGAAAAACTTAAATCATACAAGTTTATTAGGCAAGGACTTACAGGTGGAGTATATCCAGGCAAATCTTGCGAGTGAGCAATCACGAAATCACCAGTTGAAACAGGGCAAGATGTTTCTGAGCAAAGGTCATGAGTCTCACTGTGGATGTGCCAACCAAAGTATGAAACCTCAATCACCAATTTTCCTCCAGAGATTGATTCACCTGTTAGCAGAACATATAGAACTCCAGTCAAAACTAAACTCCCCAAGCTCTTCGAATGATATTGGATTATCCGAGTGGTTTTTGTGCTTAtctaaaattaaatgaaaaaaaaagagccacTCAAAAAGTTAAATGTTGGACTGAAGTAGAACCTGTAGTTGCAGAAATGCTGAAGCTGGCAGGCTTGCCTCTCGCCACAGGGTAAGGAATTATCTCGACTGCCTTGACCTTGACATCATAGTCAGCCTTCTTATCTGAACATATTCCAAAAACCCGCTTAAGTTCCATTGAACCAAAAGCAGTGCAACAAGCAACAAAGAAAccataataaaatacgacACTGAAACACCATTTGTTTGAATACATGCATACATCCGATACCAAAATTTCCTAAAGAGAAACAACattcagatatatatatttttcttgtcttGGAAAATAAATACTACGAAAATTGCAAAATTCAACTTTGACTACGCAATATCAAAGATTTCTTCATGTTGTGTTTGTGTCAAAATAAACAGAGCCCAAATCGAATTTGACTTCAAACAATCAGTTAAAATGCGGTAAAAAAAGTAATGATTTTCTCGGGAATCAAACAGATAAGTAAAAGCTTAATCTGCAAGCAAAGTATCAtactttaataaaatttatgaaaGGAAAAGAGCCAAGGATTAGAGAGACGAACCGCAGTAGTTAACATCTTTGGCTTGGATGAGAGGTAGAACGAGACATAGAGATACAAGTAGGGAAGCGATCAGCTTGAACTGAGCCATATCTTCACGGATTGCTTTCCTCgattcaaaaataaacaatattaTCCGAAAAAAACCTGTgagaaatttagggtttataaaaaccagaagacagagagacagagagagaaagacagGTTTTTTGTTCCGTGAGAAAAAGGATTGAAGGTagatgagaagaagaagaagtctgAAGATGAGCGACGACTTATCGGTTGGGGACAGAGGAACGTTAGGTGGAACGAAGTAAgacttttcttatttatggGTTTCTCCGCTGGCACCGACTTATTTAAAAACTTCCATAAATTACTTTACTAATTTACTATTGAcgtaagtaaataataaaattaaacaaatttacCTTTATATAATGAGGCCCGGCCCTGGGATGTTGTGGGTAGTGTGCCAGTCGCACTGTAGCACATGGCCTTCAAAATGATAAGAGCGGCCCAGTATATAATAGTTTCATTCAAGGTTTACTTGGGAGTGATTTTGAATAGGGCAACAATCACTTCTATGAATAATCACCTAATGAGCTTGTTTGTGACTGTTCCTCTAGAAATCACTTATGCTCATAAACGCTTCTTAGTAAAAGCTCTTTTCCAGTAAATACTTAGAAGTGCTTTCAAAACCCACAACCCTTCTTACCCTAACGTACCTTTGCACATAAAGCAAATCGCCTTCAAGATTCGAATATGTCCACGACATTCGAATTGTAGCCATACCAACAATTCGAAGCCTCTTTCTCCATTCTATGATTTGAACTTGCttcttgatcttcttctttgcAATGTTATGTGAGAATTTTTGTATTGAATTGATGTTGGGTTAAAGGGGGCAACGACTTGGAAACCTTGGAATGCATTCTAAAGATGAGCtagttttctcttttcaaaaaTGCCTTTCACGCGAACTAATTGGATTGTGCAGTCAACATTAGTGGTGAGCTTCACAATTGCCACATCATCATTTAACGTCTGACTAGATGGTCAATCTAACAGACTGTGTGAATAGATTAGATCGTAAACATTGGGTATCAAATTGGTAAAATTGAAACCTCAAGACCCATTTCAATATTGCACCTAAATTTCGAGGGACTAAAATGTCGTTTGTCCTATTATAAGATGTAATTATCCATTGGTTCAGCAACCGAAATtgtttctaaaaaaattaaaacttaattAAGCGAATAAATAGTGTACATAATTTACCCAAATCATGGTAAATTTAAACATCATAGCTGGTATTGACTATGAAACTATGAtctagaaattaataaaattttgatctttgttttgttatttgacAATGTACAATTTCAAGTCTTCAATCTTGCTGGCGAACTGTTAATAATGTAAAGATTTGAAAGTAACTGCTTATCAATTGGTCATTAGGCGAGCTGAAAGTATTGGGCTTTGAAAGTAATTTTAAGGCCTTATTCGTTTTGAGACTTCCAAAGAAATCTGTTTGGTCTCAAGCTGTCGCCGCCTCCATCTTCTGAACCCAAGCTAAACCTCAGTCTTCCGACGACGACGACAACGACAGCGGTGGTCTATCTTAAAGTGGTAAGCCCCAGTCGCTTACTCTCACACCCAAACATGTATATGTAGGAATTTTAATGCTCACCAAGATtcatttcagattttgtttttcaccCCGCCtcctgtctctctctctctctcactggcTCTGGTTTTCCATCGGTATGAAAACTTCTGAAAAGTTCTATAGTTTTGAtgttatttctttgtttttgacCGTTTTAATGCGTTGATGTTTCCGATTTAGGGATTTTGGActgtttgaatttgattcaTGTCATTCAcctttctgttttttcatctgggtttttttttgggtatgtttgaTAGTCCTGTTTTATTGAAAATTCAATGGATGAAGGAAATTATTATGGAAATGAAAAAACCCTTTGACTCACACGCAGTAATTTGGACTGTGTTGTGTTGTGAGACTGCTGCTGCCATCTTTCCTGCAACTTAGCCTTATGATAAAAACATATCCATTTCTCTCGTATTGTGAGCTTGGTATTGACATGTTGATGTATGGTTATATGAAATATGGTTTGTTTCCAGTTGTTTCTCATTGCATTGATGATTGTAGTATTGTTTCCTTTATTCCCAAGTGTAGGCTACACATATCGAATAGTGTGGATGTAAAATGTTTAtgagttatttttatttttatttttttcataacctATATATAGTTGCTTTCGAGCATAGGTTATGATAAATAAGCCTGAATTTGTGTGAGATCCACAAAATTGTTAATTCTTCTGTTTCCAGAATGCTTACTGGGTGGGTGTTTTCAGGGGCATTTACTCAGATGGAAGCCAAATTTTTTCGCTTTCTTAAGATTGTGGGTGTGGGCTACAAAGCCAGGGCTGAAGCTGAAGGACGCCTGTTGCTTCTGAAATTGGGTTACAGTCATGAGGTTGAGTTGACCGTTCCCCCTGCTGTTCGTGTTTTCTGCTTCAAGAACAATGTCGTTTGCTGCACTGGAATTGATAAAGATAGGGTGCACCAGTTTGCTGCTTCCGTGCGTAGTTGTAAGCCACCTGAAGTTTACAAAGGCAAGGGTATAATGTACGTTGATGAAGTTATTAAGAAGAAGCAAGGAAAGAAGTCTAAGTGATTGGATGTCTCAAAGCTTATCTATCGCTGGAAGTTGGTaatctttctttttgcattCTGGTTGTAATCAGAAAATAACAGTAGTCTGgggttttctttcaaactaTTGTCTTTTTAATATGGGTTTCTAAGTTGATCCCTTATCCTCATTTAGGTTTCATAGTCTGTACTTTTGGGGCTTTCCTGAATGGAGTTCAGGTTTCTCCTACTTCGGAACCATAGTGGAGATAAAGTTAACCTCAGAACACATTAAATTTTAGATGTTAAACTGAAGGATTCACTGTTGATTATTCTTGGACAGGACTAGCCTATGATTTAAGAATCATGGCTTTAAAATTGCATGTCTGCTGTAATTGTTGTCAACTGGTAAGGAATGAGGTGGATGAAGGTCTAAAATTCTTATTTCTGTTGAGGGACAATAATAATTGTTGTAATGTGTACATGTATACGTTCTGAAAATATTGAAGTTACAATTTCTGTTATAAATTTGCATCACAACTCTGATCATTTGTCGAACAGTGACTCATTGACTAAATATGAGTCCGTTGTGTACAAAGACACACCACATGTCCTTATTTAAATGGAAAATTTGCTTGAAACTCTCGTGGTTCCGTGTAGCTAGAATCAATACTTGGATAATTGTTTGAGTACTATTTCTtggtattattaaaaaatatttgaaaatttgttttggccatttttggttttattatgtttatttggGGTTTTATATCCTCATTTGTTCCTGGGAATTGGGTGATTTGCTTCTAAGACTGAAAACGATGTcgttttggattttggagaTGTGAGATGAAGATGGTTGATTAAATGTAATGGTATATGGAAGATggtttcactctctctctttctttttttcttacttGGAGTAGCTTGATGGTGCTAGAGGGAAGAAAACTATTTCATGGTTATCATTTTTTCAACTGGAAAATAATTGGGACTACTGcaactttttccttttgataaGAATCTATGTGGTTAattattcatttcttttgttatGTAAGTTGACTGATTCTTTTGTTGATTCTGCTGGTGTGGAGGTATAGGATGGTGATGCTTGATTTCCTTTTGATGGTTTGTATCTGgttttcaaacaaaatggGTGATTTTGGATTCTGGGTATTTTGGTCTTTGAGTTATCATTGAAAATGGTAATGGTGTGTcgtgttttggttttgggtgatAGTCTGGTAGAGTTTGTATACTTGGTGAAAATTGAAGAATCTGAACAATAATTAGGTATGGGTTTGGCTCCGTTaactaaaaaaaagtttaatccACAAACATATCTAAGCAGTGACTGAgattagaattttttaaaactaattCTTACTACAAATCCTTATTTGAGAAGGTTCCATAAAGTATTTTGTATAACTTTTTGATGCTTGAGCATTTTGTTTGTGTTCAAATTCGAAGGATGACATCTAatttataaaacaataaaaattaaagattcAATGAATAAAagttcagattttttttaactttcctATTTGTGATCAATGAGCTACACATTTGAACTGTTGTTTCTTATGTCTTACCCTTTTCAACCCCCATTGTTTCTCATTGCCTAACTCTTTTTGTCCCCAATTTTTCTCAAGGAAAATTCTTGGTTCCGCACATGCAAGGATGCGTTCCACTTTACATGCAACTAACAATCTGGACATACGTGCATAAGTTTTTATTGATGAGTCAATTTTGTATGTGTCAGATTGTGATTGTGATTTAAGGGTGAATGACTTTTACCAGTAAGCATTAAGGCTTCAGTTATAAAaccttataaaaaaatatacctttttcttttttaaagaaaaagaaaaggataaaTTCCTACTAGTGTTTGAGTTCAAGAATCTTCGTTGTCATAAGCAGCCATCAAAGCGACTTCTTTAAACTCCaatgttctttctcttttggacTAGCGTGTGTGTAAGCTTCTTTGtagaagaagacgaagacaCAAGAAGTTGAACAAAATTactataaaaattcaaaatcccaTTACCTATAAAAGCAAGAATGCATCAGGGATGTTTTATTGAGAGGGAGAGCTTCCTTCCTTTCTGTCTGTCTCTCTTTCTTGTTACTATAACAGCTACTTCtacatttctctctcttcacagCCATTGATTTGCTTATCCGTGCAGAATTCGCAGTTCAtcctttcctctttttttttttgtatatttcaTACAAACAATACGGTGGAGGGTGGATTCTAACACATGCTCTCGGTGACAATGATAACTTtttttaaccacttgagctacaagtttTTTGCAATTCCCAGTTCATCCTTAATTTAGGTAACGTACGGAAACACTCTTGTGATTGGTTCAtccttaatttatatatatttcatttgtCTTTAATTTTGTGA
Proteins encoded in this region:
- the LOC18770692 gene encoding putative phosphatidylglycerol/phosphatidylinositol transfer protein DDB_G0282179; the encoded protein is MAQFKLIASLLVSLCLVLPLIQAKDVNYCDKKADYDVKVKAVEIIPYPVARGKPASFSISATTGESISGGKLVIEVSYFGWHIHSETHDLCSETSCPVSTGDFVIAHSQDLPGYTPPGSYSLKMRLYDGNKHELTCIAFDFDIGFASSDSSVADS
- the LOC18769749 gene encoding uncharacterized protein LOC18769749 — translated: MEAKFFRFLKIVGVGYKARAEAEGRLLLLKLGYSHEVELTVPPAVRVFCFKNNVVCCTGIDKDRVHQFAASVRSCKPPEVYKGKGIMYVDEVIKKKQGKKSK